Genomic DNA from Alkalihalobacterium alkalinitrilicum:
TGCGCAACCTTGATTTTCGCAAAGGTTCCAGAGCTTGCAGGCTTGCAAACAACGAAGTTAAACACGAAGCAATTCTTGACCGAAGCAAGGGAGGGATGGAGTTATCTCATGGGACAGTCAGCCTTCAAATGGCTATTATTCTTTTCTGCATTTATAAATTTCCTACTTGGGTTCATTAATGTATTACTCCAACCGTTGATCATCGGATTATCATCTGAACAGACACTGGGAGTAGTTTTATCGGTGACTGGGATTGGGATGTTATTTGGAGGCATATTATTTGTCATAGTAACAGCGGCCATCTATCTACAGCCTAAAGTAAGAATATGGAAAAAGACATTCCTGATGCAATAGTAGAGAAAGAAGAACAGACAGTGGAAAAAGAATTGTTAACGGAAACGGTTTAATAACGGGGGATACTTGGGACAGGTTATGAATCATTCGTATTTCGAATGATTCATAACCTGTCCCACTGCTTCCATAAAGGTAATAAAACAATCCGAACATAAGGACAATTTCTAAGAACATAAAATGAAATATGAATCTATGAAGGATGTTATTTTTTTCGATTGCCGGCGGCACCTCCATTGTAATTGATTTCGTAACGTTGGAATCATTGCAGACAAAAACAAACATTAACGAAAGAGAATCAAAGAAAAAATATATTAAGGTTAATTAATTGTTGAGTAGACGTTAAAGTAAATAATGATAACAGAAATATGCATATAAAACTAGTTATTATGGATGAACATGTTTCAGCTTTAGGATTCTATGATTTTTCTTGTTTTGCAGAAAAACATAGCGATGAATTATTAGTCTTTATTCATGATAAAAGCTGGAGTTTAAGTGGACAGAAGAATTTAATTCTATGTGGAATGATACAATTAGGTTTCGCGCCTATAATATTCCAGGGGCATTAATATAATTAAAAAAGGTACCCGTTAAAGAGTACCAAATAAACCGTTTTATCTTTCAATTTCAAGCTTTTGTCCAGTATCAAATTTAACCTCAAGTTCATAATCTGAAACATTGCTTGGGTATACTTTTAACAAAGACAGAGTTTGTGCTTTCAGTGCATTTTTATCAACATCTGGTGTAATACTTAGTTGACTTAATATCTTGTCCACTTCAACTTTAGCGTCTTGTCCATATAACACAGGTTTACCAGGAACTTGGTATTTTGCTTCAAACGTGTTCCCTTTAACTTCATACTCAATATCAAACTTAGTATTGTCCTTTAACTCCACTTCTAACTCAAAGTCCACAATGGTTGGTGCTGCTTGTACCATTCCTATTCCTATGTAAGTAGAAAAAAGAAAAGCAACGATAAATGGTAGTAAGATGGATTTTTTCATGAATATCCCTCCAGTTTTTCATTTTCCAAGTTAATTTCCCCACGTATTTTTAATCTATTCGACTTTTAGAAAGAATGGTGAGGAAAAATGATAGAGACGTTATGGAAAATAATTAGAAGTAGTGAAAATGTTCACACAGCCAATGAAAATATCAGTTCCGTTCGAACAGGATATTCCAAAGAACGAGAACATCTACATATGCAAATTGTAAAAAACTTACATTTCCATGCGCAACTTCAAACCAGCCCATTGCAATACTAATTGGAGGTGGTACAGCTACGGGAAAAACAAAAATGAGGAAAACTTTCATAATGAAAGAAATCAAAAAATTTCCAGATGAGTTTTGTATCGTGGATGCAGATGAAATAAAAGCAGAAATACCAGAGTACCACATGTATCTTAAATCAGACAAAGCGAATGCTGCTTCCCTTGTTCATAAGGAAACTGATTTGAAGTTATCTTTGCCAGGTGATGCATAGGAATGGCTGTGCAATGAGACTCGTATAGGTTAATAATTATGGTTTGTCCCTCTGCATCATTTTGGTCAAAAACTTCGTTGTATAACATAGATTAGCAGTAAAATAAGTCGTGTAAATGGGGGAAGATTGTTTGAGTAGATTATTACTTGATTTTCTTAGAAAAGGTGGATTGATAATCTATGCTAGGCATGGGGAAGCAACCGTTGGAAGAGATTTACCTAATTTAACCTTTCAAAACTGTTTAACCCAAAGAAATCTTTCTGAGAAGGGACGTAGGCAGGCTATTTACTATGGAGAAATTCTTCGATACATACAAATACCAATTAATTTCCCTGTTGCCGCAAGTCCACTTTGTAGAACCATTGAAACAGCACAGCTAGCATTCGGGAGTGGGAATGTTCAAGTAGATCTCTTTTGGGTTGAGGTATATAAGTTAAGTGAAAGTTTACCAAGTGGAGAAAGACAAAGGATACTTAACCGTCTTCAGTCGGCAATTGAATGACCATTTGCCAACACAATTGTATAAAGTATAATATGAGGATAGAAAAATACAGCAAAAGGAAGAACTCTTGTTTATTTTTAAAACAAGGCTGTGTTAAAGATTAGTGTTGATTTTTAGGTACTTCTAGCTGGTGATTGGAACCCAAGTCGTAGACTCCTGCGGGAGAAGCGGGAAACGGAAGACCCCACAGGCGAAACCGAGGAGGCATCCGGCCCGCCCGGCGGCGAAGAACAGGACGTTCAAGTGTCGAGCATGCGACAGGACTTCGCGTTTTGCTCGACCAAGCGGAGACTTGCGCGGAAATCAACAGCGGAGTTTAACAGAGCCAAAAACAAAAGTTACCAGTCCTTTTATAGTTGAAAAGATTAAGTTAAGTAGTAAGTCGAACTTCTTAACAGGAGGACAAAGATGAAAATTTATGTGGATGCAGATGCTTGTCCTGTGAAAGATATTATTATTTCTGAAGCAAGGAAGTTTGAAATTCCGGTAATCCTTGTTACAAGCTTTTCTCATTTTTCTAATGCAGAACAGCCATCAGGAGTCGAAACCATTTATGTTGATTCTGGAGCAGATGCTGCAGATTATCGGATTGTGAAGTTAGTGGAAAAAGGAGATATTATCGTGACGCAAGATTATGGTCTTGCGTCTCTAGGTTTAGCAAAAGGAATTATCGTCCTTCACCATAAAGGATTTAGCTATACAAATGAAAATATTGACCAATTATTACAAACACGTTATTTAAGTGCAATGGCTAGAAAAAGCGGACAGCGAACAAAGGGACCAAAGCCTTTCACAGCAGAAGACCAGGAGCAATTTAGGGATCTTTTTAAACAGGTTATTTCTCGTGAAAAACTAGGCTAAACTTAAGATGCAAAAAGGAGATAAATATTTTGAAGTATATCAAATCGCAAATGCAACAACTAATTAAGGAAAATAAAGAACTGCATACACGCTTTAAAGAACTGAAGGCGGAGCATGGTCTAGAAAAAAACAATGCCCTCAAGGCCTTGTACCATTCAGAAGTTGCGGACGGAGGAAAGTATCAGGCAGCTTATCAAGCACTTAATCAGCCTAAAAAGTAGACGCTTATCTCTTATATATACTTACTAAAATTCGGTGATGGATTAAATTAGTACCCAAAAGATGAAGTAGGTTGCTACACAGTACAACAATACTGTAATGGAATATCACTTTTAAAGGCGGTCACTTCAAAAGTGATCGTCTTTTCATATTTGACCATTACTGCGCAACAAAGTTCTTCATTTTTAAAGGGCTTTGTGAAAGAATATACTTAAGTTAACGACCAGAAGAGTTGAAGAAGGTATCTAAAGACCTCGGAGAATAAATAACATAATCTCATTGGTATTATTTGTATTTTATTGGAGTGGTAAAATTGATCGAATTCCAACCAATTACTCATGAACAATTTGAATCAATGAGGAAAATTGTTAATTCAAATCATGAGTTTAACACATTATCAGAGGGTCATCCCGAACTAACTGATGAAGAGATTCTGAAAATGTACGAATCTGCGAAAAAACAAGGTA
This window encodes:
- a CDS encoding zeta toxin family protein; protein product: MGGGTATGKTKMRKTFIMKEIKKFPDEFCIVDADEIKAEIPEYHMYLKSDKANAASLVHKETDLKLSLPGDA
- a CDS encoding YusW family protein gives rise to the protein MKKSILLPFIVAFLFSTYIGIGMVQAAPTIVDFELEVELKDNTKFDIEYEVKGNTFEAKYQVPGKPVLYGQDAKVEVDKILSQLSITPDVDKNALKAQTLSLLKVYPSNVSDYELEVKFDTGQKLEIER
- a CDS encoding histidine phosphatase family protein; its protein translation is MSRLLLDFLRKGGLIIYARHGEATVGRDLPNLTFQNCLTQRNLSEKGRRQAIYYGEILRYIQIPINFPVAASPLCRTIETAQLAFGSGNVQVDLFWVEVYKLSESLPSGERQRILNRLQSAIE
- a CDS encoding YaiI/YqxD family protein — translated: MKIYVDADACPVKDIIISEARKFEIPVILVTSFSHFSNAEQPSGVETIYVDSGADAADYRIVKLVEKGDIIVTQDYGLASLGLAKGIIVLHHKGFSYTNENIDQLLQTRYLSAMARKSGQRTKGPKPFTAEDQEQFRDLFKQVISREKLG